Proteins encoded together in one Impatiens glandulifera chromosome 1, dImpGla2.1, whole genome shotgun sequence window:
- the LOC124922700 gene encoding probable glucan endo-1,3-beta-glucosidase A6, with the protein MKVKQVKLYDSNPAILGALRGSDIEITVMVPNQLLVSISTNQAIADEWVRSQVLPFYPKTKIRYVLVGNEILSIPDRNIQLSLVPSMYRIQKSLAKFGLLRKVRVTTSLAMDVLQASYPPSNGTFRADISTQIIKPMLQFLKYTKSSLFLDVYPYFAWASNPVDIKLDYALLSSANNIRVKDPGTGLTYTNLLDQMIDAVYFAMKRMGYPHVGIFIAETGWPNGGDIGQTGGANINNAAIYNRNVIKKFTAVPAIGTPAKPGVVIQAVIFALYNENMKTGMGSERHFGVLYPNGSSIYRLDFSGKTREAEY; encoded by the coding sequence ATGAAGGTGAAGCAAGTCAAACTGTATGATTCTAACCCGGCCATTCTCGGCGCCCTGAGAGGATCCGACATCGAGATTACGGTCATGGTCCCGAACCAGCTCCTTGTGAGCATCTCCACCAATCAAGCTATCGCAGACGAATGGGTACGGTCCCAAGTCTTACCCTTTTACCCAAAAACAAAGATCCGATACGTTCTCGTCGGAAACGAAATCCTTTCTATCCCCGACCGTAACATCCAGCTCAGCCTCGTCCCGTCGATGTACCGGATTCAGAAATCGCTTGCGAAATTCGGCCTCCTCCGTAAGGTCAGAGTCACTACCTCATTGGCCATGGACGTGCTTCAAGCTTCTTACCCGCCTTCCAATGGAACCTTCCGTGCCGACATCTCCACTCAAATCATTAAACCTATGCTTCAGTTTCTCAAGTACACGAAATCGTCCCTCTTCTTGGATGTATACCCGTATTTCGCTTGGGCATCCAACCCGGTCGACATCAAGCTTGATTACGCCCTGTTATCCTCCGCCAATAACATAAGGGTTAAGGATCCGGGTACGGGGTTAACCTACACCAATCTGCTGGATCAAATGATAGACGCGGTCTACTTTGCCATGAAAAGAATGGGCTACCCGCATGTTGGGATCTTTATAGCGGAAACGGGTTGGCCGAATGGAGGAGATATTGGCCAAACAGGAGGAGCTAATATTAACAATGCCGCAATTTATAACCGGAATGTAATAAAGAAATTCACGGCGGTACCGGCCATCGGAACGCCGGCGAAGCCGGGTGTAGTCATTCAGGCAGTAATTTTTGCCCTGTACAACGAGAACATGAAAACGGGTATGGGATCGGAGAGGCATTTCGGAGTGTTGTATCCGAACGGGTCAAGTATTTACCGACTGGATTTTTCTGGTAAGACGAGGGAGGCAGAGTACTAG